In Chlamydia gallinacea 08-1274/3, the sequence TGTCCAGTTCTTGGATTTTCTCTTGGGTTTTTTCCATGAGATACTCGTAATCTACTTCAGAATCAGAGGATAACGCAGAACCAAAAGAGGGATCAAAGTCTATATTATAAAGAGTAAGTATTTGTTTTATAGAATCTATTATTTTTTGCGCAGAATTACTATTCATTAATACACCATGAATTTTAATTTATTATAAAACAATATTGTTATTTTTTGTGTGGGGTTGTTGATATTTTTTATAATTCGGAGTATATTTCCCGCTAAAAACGGGTGGCATCGTGGACTATCTAGAAAAATTGCAAGTCTTCTTGGATGAAGGTCAGTCCTCAAGTTTTTTTAATTTGTGGGAGGAATATTGTTTTAACGATGTAGTACGAGGAGAAGAACTTATTGCAATTTTGGAAAGAGTCAAGAATTCTTCGTTAGCGCCGTTATTTGGAAAAATCGCAGACACCGTACTTTCTTTATGGGAAACTCTCCCTGAAGGAGAGGAAAAGGATCGGGTGCTTCAATTAGTTTTAGATTTACAAACTACAAATAATAAGCAACTTTATGCTGTTGCTGTGGACTATGTGAATAGGAAGTACAAAGATAGGGATAACTTTAATGAAGCCTTGCGAGTTGTTGGTCTTCGCGATGGTCGAGAATTTCAATATAGCCTCAGTCGTTTTGATTTTTTAATGCATTTAAAGGAAGGCAATTTTGTCTTTCATTCAGGAGGTTGGGGAGTTGGGGAGGTCATGGGAGTGTCTTTTCTTCAACAAAAGGCATTGATAGAGTTTGAGGGAGTAATGATGTCTAAGGATATCTCCTTTGAAACTGCTTTCAAGAGTTTAGTTCCTCTTCCTAGAGAACATTTCCTTTCAAGAAGGTTTGGGGATCCTGATGGTTTCGAGTCTTATGCTAAAGAACATCCTGTAGAAGTTATTGAGATGTTACTTAAGGATTTAGGACCTAAAACGGCAAAAGAAATCAAGGATGAGCTTGTAGATTTAGTTATTCCTGAAAAAGATTGGAATCGTTGGTGGCAAGCAGCTAAGAATAAGGTTAAAAAAAGCAGTCGGATTATTTCCCCTAAAACAATAAAAGAGCCTTATCGTTTTCAGATTGAAGGGGGGTCTTTGACCTCACAACTGGAACAACGTTTATCTCATCTAGAAGATAATGCAGAGAAGATAGCGGAGATTTACCAATTTGTTCGTGACTTGCCCAGCGAGTTAAAAAATCCTGAGAATAAAAAACTTCTTGTGCAGTTGTTACAAGAGTTACCTTTGGAAGAGGCTTTGTCTTTAGAAATTCAAAGAGATATCCTCCTTACTAATTTTTTAGGAGGTTCGTCGAGTAGTCGATTGAGTAAAGAGTTTATCTCTTCTCTGTCAGAGGGAGATATTCTTAACCTTGTGCATAATATTTCTATCACTGCTTTACAAAAGACATTTTTAATGTTGGTAAAACAATATTCTCCTTTATGGGAGGGGATATTTATGAAAGTTTTCCTTTCTACAACTTCGTCTACTCTTAGAGAACTTACATTTAAAGTATTGCGATCTACAGAGTCATGTAAGGAAAATCTAAAGAGCGTTATTCTTAAATTTATTGAAAATCCCATGATGTATCCTGAAGCTTTTACTTGGTTTTTCTTGAAGTTTGGGGTACATGGAGATGGAGTTTTTTCTCCCGAGGATAAAGAGATCGAGAGAGGGTTTTTAGAATCTGCTTTAGTGTTTATGCATCAAGTAGCTACAACTTCGTATAAAGATTTGGGAAAAAAGATCTATCATTTTTTGACGGGTCAAAGGTTTTTAATTTTTCGTAATATAATCGAGGGAGCTCCTTTGACTTATTTAAAAGAAATTCTCTTGCTATCGACAAAGTGTAGCCAGTTTTCCTCTGGAGATCTTGGTGTTTTGCAAAATCTTGCTGAAGTTGTGCAGCCTAATTTGAAAAAAAATAATGTTGTTGTTGAAGAGGATGTTTTATGGACAACAGCTGAAAGCTTTACACGTATGAAAAATAAATTACAGTCACTTGTGAGCAAGGAATTAATTGAGAATGCCAAAGAAATTGAGGATGCAAGATCTTTGGGTGATCTTAGGGAAAATTCGGAATACAAGTTTGCTTTAGAGAAACGATCTCGCTTACAAAAAGAAATAAGTGTTCTTTCAGAAGAAATCAATCGTGCTCGTATCTTAACCAAAGATATGGTTTTTACTGATACCGTGGGTGTGGGATGTAAGGTTTCTTTAGAGGATAGTGAGGGAAACCTAGTTACTTATTCTATCTTAGGGCCCTGGGATGCAGATCCGGACAAACACATTTTGTCTTTAAAATCGAAATTTTCTCAAGCAATGATAGGGAAACATGTTGAAGAGAGCTTGCAGTTTCAGGGAAAGGATTACAAGGTAAGTAAAATACAATCCTTTTGGGATACATAAGAAATGGAGCATAGCGGAATCGAACCGCTGACCTCAACAATGCCATTGTTGCGCTCTACCAATTGAGCTAATACCCCGAGGAAACAAAATTAACACGAGATGAGGTTTTGGATCAATCTTCGTGTGTTATAAAGGATTTTCTTTATGAGTTTTTTTAATCAACTACCTACGTACCCTTCTGATAGTATTTTAGGGCTGCAAAAGACTTTTTTAGAAGATAGTCGAGAAGATAAGGTGAATCTTGTTATTGGGTCTTATGAAGATCCACAACGGTCTTATGGAGGGCTTTCTTGTGTACATAAAGCTCAGGATCTTTTATTGAAAGATGAAATGAATAAAAGATATCTACCTATTCGGGGGCTATCCTTATTTCTAGAAGAAATGCGAAAGCTCATTTTTGGTACTATTTCTTCTGAGTATTTAGTTGATTCTCAAGCTTTGGGTGGTACAGGAGCCCTACACCTTGGAGCAAAAATATTTTCCATAGCTTATCCATCTGGGAGAGTTTATATTCCTGAACAGACGTGGGGAAATCATATACGGATTTTTTCTCAGCAAGGCTTAGAAGTATTAAGGTATCCTTACTATAATTCTTCTACTAAAGCTTTAGTATTTGAGGAAACACTAGCGTGTTTGAAGTCGATACCCCAGTATTCTATGGTTCTTTTGCAGTGTTGTTGTCATAATCCTACTGGTAAAGATTTTACGGAGGAAATGTGGCAATCGCTTGCAAAGTTAATGCAAGAACGGAAGTTGATTCCCTTTTTTGATACTGCATATTTGGGTTTTGGGGAGGGATTTGAGTTAGATAAGCGCCCTCTAGGAATATTTATACAGCAGGGAATTCCTGTTTTTGTCGCTGCTTGTGCTAGTAAGAATTTTTCACTATATGGAGAGCGTGTAGGATATTTTGCTGCATATAGCCAACATCCTGAGGATTTATTAAAAATTTCTAGTTGCCTAGAGGAGAAAATTCGAGGGGAATATTCTTCTCCTCCCAGACACGGTGCTTCTATTGTTTCTACGATCTTATCCGATGCTTTATTAAGAAAAGAATGGTTGTGTGAATTAGAAACTATTCGTCAGGATATAAGAAGAATTCGTGAAAAGTTTGTTCAGGTAATGCGTAATTACCTTGGGCATTCCTTTGATTTTATTTTGTCGCAAAAAGGATTTTTCGGGTATCCAGGTTTTTCTGAAGATCAAGTAAGGTTTTTAAGAGTAGAAAAAGGAATTTATACTACAAGTGGAGCTCGTTTTAATCTCAAGGGAATAACAGAAGATACAATAGATCGAGTGGCGCAGGGATTTGCAGAAGCTTATCAAATAGAAAAAAGCAATGTAGTGAAGAAATAAGTAGCCGCACTCAGGTAGAGACGAAGATTATAGGAAGCTTTGAGTAAATCTGCAGGGTTATGTGTGCAAGTGAAGATTTCAGTAAACAACATACACAAGTAAAGGAAGTTCATTCTTTTGTTTATCGTCGTTCTAAAAAGAGTCAATTGTATGTTTATATTTTCATTGTAGCCGTTGTCGCTTTATGTTGGAGCTTGCCGCGAAATTTCTATGAAAATATTCAACACCATGTAGTAGCACTTTATTCACCATTATGCTGTAAAAAAATCGATGCCCCTTCTTTGAATGCCTACTCACAAGAGATTGAAAACTTGTCATTGAAGGAAAAAGTGCGAGTTTTAGAGGAACGTTTACATGCTTATGAGGTTGTTCACTCTACTCCCCCTATGTTTCCTGAGGTTCTCACCCCCTATTTTCGTAATTTGATATTATCTCATGTTATTTATCGTGATCCTGCCTATTGGGGGAGCTCCATTTGGGTAAATGTAGGGAAATTACAGAACATAAAAAAAAATTCTCCCGTTCTGTCTGGAAATGTTCTTGTAGGACTTGTGGATTATGTCGGAAAACAGCAATCGCGAATTCGTTTGATTACTGACGCTGGTATGCAACCCTCTGTAGTTGCTGTGCGTGGTGGACTACAGGCCGCTATAGTCAAGGATAGGATCAAGGATTTACAGTGCCATCTTGAAAAGCTACCTAACACATATCTCCTGGAAAAGGATAAGTATGAAAAAATAGATCAGCTAAATGATCTTTTTGTTTCTCTTAACTGTCCTGAAGAACATGCATTTTTGTTGCGCGGTACGCTATCAGGTCATGGCGGTCCTTTGTGGAAAAAAGAGACTTTGGTGTTACATGGGGAAGGTTTTTGTAGTGTTGAAGGTCAATATTTATGCGAGGGAGATGTTTTAGTTACTACAGGATTAGATGGTATTTTCCCCCCAGGGTTACTTGTAGCTGAGATTGTTAATGTAAGTCCACCTCGAGAAGGCGCGTGCTCCTATAACATAAAAGCAAAGTCCTTAGCTAAGGATTTGACATACTTGTCTTCTGTTTTCATTTTACCAGCCATGGAATTTAACCCTAATGATAGACCGGATATTTTTGGATTATTGTGGGATGATCTTGGTTCGATAAACAAATGAATCCTTTGTCTTCGTGATGCATGCCACGAATGAAAATAAATCCCATTTCCACGTTATTCGAGATATCAAATTGTTGTAAAAATCTTTGTGCAGCATGGATATAAATGCTCCCTTGGTAATCTAGTTTTTCTTTTTTTATATAGTTCCATAGATTTTCCTTGGAGTAATCTTGGCTGCTTTCTCCCAAAAATGAAGTTTTCCAATCAATAATGTAATATCGCGAGTTATGCTCAAAAAATAAATCTATGCTTCCTTGCCATAGATCTTCTTCATGAGAGAAAAGAAAAGCTTCTTCGCTTTTGATCTTATGAGGAGAAATATTTTTTAAAGAGAAGGTATCTTCAGAAAAAGTTAAGGGAGAAGAAAAAGTGTATTGTAGTTGTTGTGTGATGAGTTGTTCATAGCCTTCTAAATGTGTATTTTTCACTATTCGAATGACTATATCTAAGATTTTCTCATAGGGAGTATGGAATCTGGGAGAAATGGTTTCTAAAATTTTGTGAATCAAAATTCCTGTTTTTTTCCCTAGGGGTAGAAAAGAAGAGCTTTCAGTTTCTTCTGGTAGGGAAATATCGTGGGAAGAGGTATCATCAAGCAGAGATTTCAATGAAGAAAAAGAACACATTGGTTTTGAAGAAGGTGGGGAGATAGTAAATGTCTCCGGTTGTACAAAGGATGCCGGAGAAAGGGTAGAGGGGACAGAATACGAAGAAAGGGAAAAAATATCAGGGTGTTCTTTAGATAGGTGTTGTGCAAATTCAACAATAGAATTATGCGATCCCACGCGTTGTATGTAGTTTGTCCATGCAGAGTTTTTTCTTTGGGATTTTGCATTGTGTATGGGAAGGAATAATTGCTTCTTTGCACGCGTACAGGCTACATACATCTCCCGCATCCATTCTGAAGAACTTTTATTTTTTTTGGATTTATCCAATCCGGGACAAAAAACAATATCGTACTCTAACCCTTTAGATGCATGAATGGTAGTCATTTTTACTATGTCTTTATCTTCAGAATAAGAAGAAAATGAGAGATTTTCTTCCCAAAGTCCTGTTTCTGAAAAGTAATGTAAGTAAAGTAATTGATGATGTGGATACGGCGATTTAGATTCTAGATAAGCACATAACTTTTCCATTTCTTGAAAAACGAGGTCTCCTTGAGGTGTTTGGAGTAAAGCCTCGCCTTGACGAGTCATGAAGTGATAAAAAGTTGCTAATAATCCATGGGAAGTTATGTAGCCGCGTAAAGAAAAGAAATAAGATGAATAATACGCTTTTTTTTCAATTACATCCTTTAAGGTTAGTCGGAATAAGCTACTGAGCAGAACTCGTTGTATTTTTTCATCACTTTCGGGATAGAGAATGGCTTCGATGAGAATCAGTGTAAGAAGTGGAGTTTCTGTTAGATGGAATATCGATTTGGTTTTTGAGAACGCTATGGGAACGGAACAATGGGTAATGAGATCAAAAGCCTGTAAAGAATCTGTAACTAAAATTGCTATATGTCCCAGGGGAATACTATGAGTTTGGTGTAAGTACCCAATTGTGTTTGCTATCCAATTAGCTTGATCTTGCATAGTATCGTAGGGGAAAAAATGTACTGGAGAATATAAAACAGTTGAAAAGGTCTCTGTGCTTTTGGGATTAAGAGGATAGTATTCTATAGGAGGATATCCAGGAATTTCTGAAAATAAAGAACATTTGCTGAAAAGAATATTAATTCCCTCCATAAGCTTAGGAGATGAGCGGTAATTATTTATTAGATGTAATTGAGATTCCTTAGGAAAAGTAGATTTTGCTTTTAAATATGTGGGAAGGTCAGCGTTTCTCCATTCATATATCGATTGCTTAGGATCTCCAATCAGAAAAAGAGAACCAGAAAAATCGTTAGTAGCGAACAGTTTAGAAAAAATATTCCATTGTTTTTTATCTGTATCTTGGAATTCATCAATAAGAACTAATTGAAAACGCTCTCTTAGAGAAAGGAGAAGAGCTTCTGCGTGTTTTGATGTTATGAGATTGTCTACAGCAGAGATACTTTCATCGGGAGATATCCAGGGGGTATACTGCGTTTTTAAATAAACGCGAAGATCATTTATTACAGTAGAGAAAATGAGATCTAAGTTGCAAAACTGCTCTGTATAATGCAACCAAGGAGTTTCTTCTATTAAATTAAAAGCAGGACAAGATTGATAACGCGCTAATCGATTTTTAGGGTGGAATGTTTCTGCAATCCTAGAAAAAGAAAAGAGCTTTATTGAAGGTACAGGATGATATAGAAGATCAACAAATTGTTCTATGTCTTGCGATATAGAGAAAGGTTGTTTTTTATAACTACTCGATAAATGAAGTAATTGATCTAAAAATTCCTCTTTGGGCATCGTCAGCACTTTTTTCTGAATGGAAATATGCCATTCCCGTGCTCGCATGAGTGTAGTTTGTATATCGGGAAGATGTTCGCTGGTATCTGTTGTATAATTTGATAACAGCTTTTCAGTTAAAGAAGCTGTGTGTTTTGTATGGATAGGATAACGAGCAAGAAGTAAATACCATTGTTCTGGGAAGAGGACATTTTTCCAAAGGTCTTGAGAAAGATAGCGTTGTATGTAGTGCAGAATAGTTTGCGAATGGGTAAAAGCAGAAGGATTTTGTATCATGCGCGCGGAGGGAAAGTACTCTTGTAAAATATAATTACAAAATCCATGAATAGTAAAAATTCCCATACGATCTATAGTAGCTAAAGCATTTCGAGCGCGCATGTAAAGCAGCTTTACATCATCTTGAGGTAGGTAGGAAGGAAGAGAAACTGTTGTGTTCTCGAGAGAGGATTTTAATTTTTCTACTATATGCTTAAAATTATTTTGAATTCTAATTTTTAATTCATTTGTGGCTGCATTAGTAAAGGTAACGGCTAAAATGTGTTCTACATGAGAAACGGATCCTTCTAAAATAGCACGAAGAATGATGTGCTCTATAGTAAAGGTTTTTCCTGTTCCTGCAGATGCTTCTAAAAAGTATTTTCCATGAATCGAAGTTTGAGGCTCAAAGATATCAAAAGGTTGCATGGATTTCCTTAAATAACGAAAGAATCAATAAACGATGCTCTTCACTTATAGTGAACGCTAAAGGAGTGCGGTTATGAAATTTCCAAAAAATATCTGAAGAAGGATCATGGAGATTATCAGAAATAGTTTTTTGTATTGTTTCGTTTAACTTTTTTCCCTGGGTTAATGCTTGCCAACAACTAGAGGAAACTAAAGGGATAGGGTATTCTTGGATCAGATGATAAACATCTAATACACGGTGTAAATACTCTTCAGGGTTTGAAAATGCCGGGGGAATTGTTTCTTGAGCATCTGAAGTTACTCGGTAGATTACTGCTTGAGAATTTAAGATACCCGCATGTTGTAACATAGCTAAAGCAATTTGCGCCTGCAAATAATTTTGTATAGCAAATATAGTTTCTGGGATTTCAGAAATTTTGTGTTTCATTTTTTTTGAAGGAGAAGGATCTAAAGCACAGAGATAAACTCCCGAAGAGCATATCCCTAAAAATTTCGCATGTAAAGAGATCGTACAATTATTCCAAGGTAAAATTACAGGAGGAAGAAGAATATCTTTATCATGAAGATCATGAAAGAGAGAAGAAGAAAATAGCGCTATGTGGGGTGTTGTGCTGGGATTGGAGTATAGGTTGATGATCCTTTGGTGTACAAGATTTGCCTGAGAAGTAAATACTTCTTTAGAGAATTCAGATAGATAATTGTATTCTACATGATTTTCAGAACGTGCGAGGTAATTTTCCCAAAGAAACACCATATCTTTTTTTGTTGGGAAAAGTTGACTTTGAGCTTGCAATAAGCGGGGAGGACGTAAGGAAATCTGATAGTTTGCTTGTAAAAAAAAATCCAAAGGAGAAACAAAAGCATGAAGTATTTCAGAAACATCTACATGTTCAGGAAGTTTTCTGGAAATAGGTGAAGTAGGAAATATTGCAGGCAACGGGGATTTAGCAGAAAAGAAGGATTGGGCAAGTTTATAATGGTGTGCCTGCGATGTGTGTAGAAATGTTTTTTCTTTGAATGAAGATGGTAGGTAAGATTTGGAAGGTAAATGACGGATAGGGAGAGAAAGAGTATTTTGAATATGCTTTACATAAGCACTGGGTAAAGCAGGAGTATTGGAAGAAAAGAGATAACTAATATGTAGAGAGTGTCTAGTAGAGATGAGTGTTTGAAGAAAGTGAAAATTCTCTTCGTCTTCAAAAGAAGAAAAAAGGAGCTCTTCGTGGTTGGAAGTATCTACTAGGTCTAGGAAGTCTATAAAAGGAGTTTTATTTGCTCCTAAGATAAATGTATGCCCTTTGGGGAGAAAACTCAAGTTTTCTAAAGATCCGACAAAGGGTCCTGGCTGGTTATATAGAGGGCTACTACTGTAACAATGGGAAAGGAAATCTAAGCAAAAATCGAAAAAAAATGTCAGAGAACATGTTAAAGAAGAAAATTTTGGGAATAAGGAGTTTCTTAGTGAAGTTATATAGGACAATTCATTCGAAGATAAAAGAAACACCGTTTCTAAAAAAGAGAAGATACTATTTGCATGTTCTTCATAAGTTTTGTCCTGATTCCCTGAGTAGATTTCAATAAATTGTTGTAAATCGTAAAGGAAAGGAAGAAGTGTTTCCCAAAGTTCTGTTGGATTCACTTTTCCTGATGCATCAATGAAAGGATATTCATTAAGAATAGAGTCTCCAATATCTTGAATGACCTTTCCTTGTTTTTTGAAGGTTTTATTCCATTCTTGAGAAATTTTTTTCCAAAGAAATGGAATCTGCTGCGACTCTATAGGGTAGTGTAATTTTGGATGTGTAAGAATTTGTAGTAAACAGTGTAAGTTCCCTTGTGTTTGGAGTAAAGCGGATAGGAGGAGAAGTTTTTCTTTTAATTCTTTTGCGTGTGTAGATTCTGTATGAGTAAAATATAAAGGAAGGTGTGGGGAAAATATCGCTTTTAAATACACTTCATAAGTAGATACTTGTGATGATAAAATAAAAATTTCTTCTGGAGGCACTCCTTGATGTATCAACAGTGAAATTTTTGAGAATACCTCCTGAACCTCTCGAGACGGATGTGTCGCGGTGCTCAAGGTGAGCGTAGAGTCGTTCTCTTCTGGATTGAGTGGTGTATTGGGATGTAAATGGAATATCGTATTTTGTACTTTTCCTAATGTTGTTGCTTCTTGAGGAGGAATAAATTCTTCGCAATAATCTATTTCCTTATCTAAACAAAAGTTGTGAAAGGTTTGGGATTTCTGTGCCAGATTAGCGAGAAGGGATTGTCGGTCTGCAAGAACGTACTGTTCCCAAGCATGACGATTAGAATGGTTATGTAAACGGCGCCAAAGAAAATCAATTGCTTTATCTGAAAGCAAATCCCCGAAGTATTCTTGCGTGGGAGAAAAACAATAAAAATATACAGGGAAAAAATAGTTTAATTTTGTGAAAAAAGAAATAGCAGATTTGGGAAGACGGGAGTAACCAAAAATGTGTAAGGAATAGTCCAATGCTTCCATTGTCTGCAGTGTTGTGATGATGGAATCACATACCTCTTGAAGAGGAGTAAACTGAGAAATTAACTGAGAAATTATCTCTTGGTAGTAGCGGTTTTCTCCTGACGGAATTTGTGAAAATGTATAGAATTTTTTGAAAATACTTCCAAGTTTTTTCATGAATGCATACTGCGGCTGTTGAGAGGGCAGTTGACTATCAGTAGATTGAGTTAAATTAAAATTATTTAATATTTCATGTATAAATAGAGGAAGTGTTATGTAATCGGGAGTCAATGGTTTCTCTTGGCAGACTTCAGTAAATAAATGTTTGACAAGTGAATCATAAGAAGAGAAAATAATTGACCCCATGAAAGTGCGATTACTAGTCGCACGAATCAATTCTCTACGTAACCAGTGCCCAATTTCTGTATTGGCAACAAGAATCCATCTTTTTGTAAAGGGATGTTGATGGGTAGAAAATAAATCTTTAGCAAGTTTTGCAAGTAGATGATTGGGTGAATTGCTAAAAATTGCTTGGCTATGTTTGGTCGCATTCATGGATGTTTTAATACACAAAAAATCTTTTCGCGCGTTAATAATAACGCATTTCCTGACGGTATTAAATGATAATCTCTATAAGTTTCTTCTAGTGTTTTTTCTCCTTGAGGGAAAAAGTTTAACAGAGAATGCTAAGATATTATCCTACGTCAGTTTCTTTTTCGCATTGCCCTTTCTATTGTTGGCTCCTTTGGCTGGAAGCTTGTCTGATAGATATCAGAAACGAAATATTATTTTAGCTACGCGAGTCGTTGAAATTATTTGCATGTTACTTGGGTGGTACTTTTTTTATATACAGTCTGTGTGGGGTGGATATCTTGTTTTAATTTTGTTGGCTAGCCACACCACGATTTTTGGTCCTGCAAAGATGGGGATACTTCCTGAAATGTTGTCCCTAGATTATCTTTCTAAAGCAAATGGAATCATGACAGCAATGACATATGCTGGAAGTATTCTTGGGTCGTGTTGTGCTCCGTTACTTGTAGATCTTACAAAGAATTTCACTATAAATGGTTATGTTTTCTCAATAACGTTTTGCGTTATCTCTTCAATATGTAGCTTGTTTGTTTCTTGGCATATACGTCCAAGTAATATTAAGAATCGTGAGCAGAAAATTACTTATGTTAGCTTTAAAGATCTCTGGGAAATTCTCAAGGAAACTCGTCAAGTGAGTTACTTGATGTTATCCATTTTCTTAATTGCTTTTTTTCTTCTTGTTGGAGCCTATACACAAGTAGAAATTATTCCCTTTGTTGAATTTACTCTTGGGTACCCCAAGCACTATGGAGGCTATCTCTTTCCTTTGGTTGCTTTAGGCGTAGGAGTCGGATCTTATGTTGCTGGATGGATATCAGGGAAGGATATTAAGTTGGGTTATGTTCCTGTCACCTCTTTAGGACTAGGGTTAGCTTTTATAGGTTTGTATGTGTTTTCTTCTTCTCTAATTGGGGTGATGTTTTCTCTTCTTGTATTGGGATTCTTAGGAGGGATGTACCAAGTACCTCTGCATGCCTATTTACAATATGCTAGTCCAGAACATAAGAGGGGGCAAATTTTAGCCGCCAATAATTTTCTTGATTTTTTAGGTGTGTTAATTTCCGCAGGAATTGTCCGCATTTTGGGATCTGGACTTGGTTTATCTCCAGAAATGAGTTTTTGTTTTATGGGGATCTTTGTTTTTTGTATTGGCCTCTGCTTGCTATGGGTATGGAAAGAGCTTGTCTATCGCTTATTTCTGAGCGCTGTATTAAGAAAACAATTGGGAGAGTTTTTAAGATTACCCCGCTCTTCAGTGCCTGCATGCTATTTTGTATCCACACAATCTTATAGAGAAACACGTCGTGTTTTAGCTATGCTGCCCAAAACTGTACGTAGTCTTGTTGTTATCCTAGATCAGACTTTACAACCAGGATGGACAACGCGATTAATTTCTTATTGTGTACCTACAATAGTATTCACCAATGCTCTAGGGGATAGGAGGGTAAAAACGGCTTGGGCTGTACTCCAAGCACAACACGTACGTGCGTTATTAAAACAACAACCCGATTTATGTATTATTTGTCTGGGAAAAGAGGAAAATGT encodes:
- a CDS encoding MFS transporter encodes the protein MDVLIHKKSFRALIITHFLTVLNDNLYKFLLVFFLLEGKSLTENAKILSYVSFFFALPFLLLAPLAGSLSDRYQKRNIILATRVVEIICMLLGWYFFYIQSVWGGYLVLILLASHTTIFGPAKMGILPEMLSLDYLSKANGIMTAMTYAGSILGSCCAPLLVDLTKNFTINGYVFSITFCVISSICSLFVSWHIRPSNIKNREQKITYVSFKDLWEILKETRQVSYLMLSIFLIAFFLLVGAYTQVEIIPFVEFTLGYPKHYGGYLFPLVALGVGVGSYVAGWISGKDIKLGYVPVTSLGLGLAFIGLYVFSSSLIGVMFSLLVLGFLGGMYQVPLHAYLQYASPEHKRGQILAANNFLDFLGVLISAGIVRILGSGLGLSPEMSFCFMGIFVFCIGLCLLWVWKELVYRLFLSAVLRKQLGEFLRLPRSSVPACYFVSTQSYRETRRVLAMLPKTVRSLVVILDQTLQPGWTTRLISYCVPTIVFTNALGDRRVKTAWAVLQAQHVRALLKQQPDLCIICLGKEENVAFFSRTLIEQGIPLQMLHLSCEYLNNKTTYHLSLG
- a CDS encoding exodeoxyribonuclease V subunit gamma; the protein is MNATKHSQAIFSNSPNHLLAKLAKDLFSTHQHPFTKRWILVANTEIGHWLRRELIRATSNRTFMGSIIFSSYDSLVKHLFTEVCQEKPLTPDYITLPLFIHEILNNFNLTQSTDSQLPSQQPQYAFMKKLGSIFKKFYTFSQIPSGENRYYQEIISQLISQFTPLQEVCDSIITTLQTMEALDYSLHIFGYSRLPKSAISFFTKLNYFFPVYFYCFSPTQEYFGDLLSDKAIDFLWRRLHNHSNRHAWEQYVLADRQSLLANLAQKSQTFHNFCLDKEIDYCEEFIPPQEATTLGKVQNTIFHLHPNTPLNPEENDSTLTLSTATHPSREVQEVFSKISLLIHQGVPPEEIFILSSQVSTYEVYLKAIFSPHLPLYFTHTESTHAKELKEKLLLLSALLQTQGNLHCLLQILTHPKLHYPIESQQIPFLWKKISQEWNKTFKKQGKVIQDIGDSILNEYPFIDASGKVNPTELWETLLPFLYDLQQFIEIYSGNQDKTYEEHANSIFSFLETVFLLSSNELSYITSLRNSLFPKFSSLTCSLTFFFDFCLDFLSHCYSSSPLYNQPGPFVGSLENLSFLPKGHTFILGANKTPFIDFLDLVDTSNHEELLFSSFEDEENFHFLQTLISTRHSLHISYLFSSNTPALPSAYVKHIQNTLSLPIRHLPSKSYLPSSFKEKTFLHTSQAHHYKLAQSFFSAKSPLPAIFPTSPISRKLPEHVDVSEILHAFVSPLDFFLQANYQISLRPPRLLQAQSQLFPTKKDMVFLWENYLARSENHVEYNYLSEFSKEVFTSQANLVHQRIINLYSNPSTTPHIALFSSSLFHDLHDKDILLPPVILPWNNCTISLHAKFLGICSSGVYLCALDPSPSKKMKHKISEIPETIFAIQNYLQAQIALAMLQHAGILNSQAVIYRVTSDAQETIPPAFSNPEEYLHRVLDVYHLIQEYPIPLVSSSCWQALTQGKKLNETIQKTISDNLHDPSSDIFWKFHNRTPLAFTISEEHRLLILSLFKEIHATF